A region of Deinococcus cellulosilyticus NBRC 106333 = KACC 11606 DNA encodes the following proteins:
- the recR gene encoding recombination mediator RecR, with the protein MKYPASLLQLIRELSRWPGIGPKSAQKLAFYLFEQPQEDIERIAKLLLSAKEELHLCPECFNVTDKELCEVCSDQTRMRNQICVVEDAGDVLAIERSGEYRGLYHVLHGAISPMHGVGPDKLYIKQLMGRVQSDMEVILATSTTVEGEATSMYLQRQLASTGATVSRIAYGLPVGGALEYADEVTLGRAISGRQKIK; encoded by the coding sequence ATGAAGTACCCGGCAAGCCTTCTTCAACTGATCCGCGAACTGTCCAGATGGCCGGGCATTGGTCCCAAAAGTGCCCAGAAGCTGGCCTTCTACCTCTTTGAGCAACCTCAGGAGGACATCGAGCGCATTGCGAAACTCCTCCTGAGCGCCAAGGAAGAACTGCACCTCTGCCCCGAGTGCTTCAACGTCACCGACAAGGAACTCTGCGAGGTGTGCAGCGACCAGACCCGCATGCGAAACCAGATCTGTGTTGTGGAGGATGCAGGAGACGTGCTGGCCATTGAACGCTCTGGTGAATACCGTGGCCTTTACCACGTGCTGCACGGAGCCATCAGTCCCATGCATGGGGTCGGTCCCGACAAGCTCTACATCAAGCAACTGATGGGACGGGTCCAGTCCGACATGGAGGTGATCCTCGCCACCAGCACCACCGTGGAAGGGGAAGCCACCAGCATGTACCTGCAGCGTCAACTCGCCAGCACTGGAGCCACGGTGAGTCGTATCGCTTATGGCCTCCCGGTGGGCGGTGCACTGGAATACGCCGACGAGGTGACC
- a CDS encoding YbaB/EbfC family nucleoid-associated protein, which yields MDMKKLMKQMQQAQVAAQKIQDQLAGMTVTGTASGMVEVTLNGQGKLQGLKINPQAVDPDDVETLEDLLVVAIRDAQEKADALQQQETQRSMGFLGGLM from the coding sequence ATGGACATGAAGAAACTCATGAAGCAAATGCAGCAGGCCCAGGTCGCTGCACAGAAAATCCAGGATCAACTCGCCGGAATGACCGTCACCGGAACCGCCAGTGGCATGGTGGAAGTCACCCTGAACGGTCAGGGCAAACTTCAGGGCCTGAAGATCAACCCCCAGGCCGTTGACCCTGATGATGTGGAAACCCTCGAAGACCTGCTGGTGGTCGCCATCCGGGACGCCCAGGAGAAAGCCGATGCATTGCAGCAGCAGGAAACGCAGCGCAGCATGGGCTTCCTGGGCGGTTTGATGTGA
- a CDS encoding NUDIX hydrolase — MYTLTLPPFAAQVGLAVDVVAFAMHKGQLHILLVRRGLEPHSQSWALPGGFVQHEETLAAAALRELREETSVALSPNHLEQLYTFGNPGRDPRGRIVSVAHMAVLPHGTPAVHAGGSTVGAAWFVAHDPPPLAFDHADILARAIRRLQTRLEYANLAFEFLPEHFTLPELQEVYEAILNQKLDKRNFRKRILSQGLLEPAGERRNGVGRPAQVYRRTKRVKYPGSAL, encoded by the coding sequence ATGTATACACTAACACTGCCTCCTTTTGCTGCTCAAGTGGGTCTAGCAGTAGATGTGGTGGCCTTTGCCATGCACAAGGGCCAGCTGCACATCCTGCTGGTCCGCCGTGGTCTGGAACCCCACTCCCAATCCTGGGCACTCCCCGGAGGGTTTGTTCAGCATGAAGAAACCCTCGCTGCGGCTGCCCTGCGGGAACTCCGTGAAGAGACCAGCGTGGCACTCTCTCCCAACCATCTTGAACAACTTTATACTTTTGGCAATCCTGGACGCGATCCTCGCGGACGCATTGTCTCCGTTGCGCACATGGCGGTGCTGCCCCATGGCACCCCTGCCGTCCATGCAGGTGGAAGCACCGTGGGCGCTGCATGGTTCGTGGCCCACGATCCACCTCCACTGGCCTTCGACCACGCAGACATCCTGGCCCGCGCCATCCGCAGGCTGCAGACCCGTCTGGAATACGCCAACCTTGCTTTCGAGTTCCTGCCAGAGCACTTCACCCTTCCTGAACTTCAGGAAGTGTACGAGGCGATCCTCAACCAGAAGCTCGACAAGCGCAACTTCCGCAAACGCATCCTCTCCCAGGGCCTGCTGGAGCCTGCCGGAGAGCGCCGCAATGGTGTGGGCCGTCCTGCACAGGTGTACCGTCGCACCAAGCGGGTCAAGTACCCGGGTTCTGCCCTCTAA
- the infC gene encoding translation initiation factor IF-3, with translation MVVISKEHKINEQIRVRQVRLIDDEGGQVGIIDTREALRVAQEKGLDLVMVGATAVPPVCKLMDYGRFRYEQQQNEKENRRRARTQEVKSIKFRIKIDENDFNTKTNHVRRFLEEGNKVKVTIMFRGRERTHPELGERILERVADAIKDIGSPEGAPSIAGMDMNMIVAPAPGKIKKKDAEDTEAIGSEA, from the coding sequence GTGGTTGTAATTTCTAAAGAGCACAAGATCAATGAGCAGATCCGGGTTCGGCAAGTCCGTTTGATTGATGACGAGGGCGGCCAAGTTGGCATCATCGATACCAGGGAAGCCCTGCGTGTCGCCCAGGAAAAAGGCCTGGATCTGGTGATGGTTGGCGCTACTGCTGTTCCCCCGGTCTGTAAACTCATGGATTACGGGCGTTTTCGTTACGAGCAACAACAGAACGAAAAAGAAAACCGCCGTCGTGCACGCACCCAGGAAGTCAAGTCCATCAAATTCCGCATTAAAATTGATGAAAACGACTTCAACACCAAGACCAACCATGTTCGTCGCTTCCTGGAAGAAGGCAACAAAGTCAAAGTCACCATCATGTTCCGTGGCCGCGAGCGCACCCACCCCGAACTCGGTGAGCGCATCCTGGAACGTGTTGCCGATGCCATCAAGGACATCGGTTCACCCGAAGGTGCACCTTCCATTGCAGGCATGGACATGAACATGATCGTTGCTCCGGCTCCTGGCAAAATCAAGAAAAAAGACGCCGAAGACACCGAAGCCATCGGTTCAGAAGCCTGA
- a CDS encoding methyltransferase domain-containing protein has translation MQTYQLDLLEGLSPFVLNELKPLNARILGKGKDFLRIAFPGKPLPLLQLRTVVAVSRIERFEVPRPKALLGHQHLTRLLSIVQDTLKLGTFASFRFAAAGSDSSVFQRLAEEISKQSGLRHDPEEGELVLRVLKAGEGWEVLIRLSPRPLSARPWRVANMEGGLNATVAAAMLQLAHVEKHDVVYNPMCGSGTLMIECGQIYGARKVSGCDLDFEHVEFARSNLQAAGLPFEVDIADATHLDLPDQSVDVILCDLPWGDNVGTNTGNLVLYPEFFREMTRIASAGARMVLISHEVKLMDRLIKGQSDWKLLREDRVYHGGHFPRIYTFNRTV, from the coding sequence ATGCAGACGTACCAGTTGGACCTTCTCGAAGGCCTGAGTCCCTTCGTGCTGAATGAACTGAAACCCCTGAATGCCCGAATTCTGGGCAAGGGCAAGGATTTCTTGCGCATTGCTTTCCCTGGAAAACCCCTCCCACTGTTGCAGCTCAGAACGGTGGTGGCGGTGTCCAGAATCGAGCGTTTCGAGGTGCCCCGTCCCAAAGCCCTGCTGGGCCACCAGCACCTCACAAGGCTTCTCAGCATCGTTCAGGACACCCTGAAGCTGGGCACCTTTGCTTCTTTCCGTTTTGCTGCGGCAGGCAGTGATTCCAGCGTGTTCCAGCGTCTGGCAGAGGAGATCAGCAAGCAGAGCGGCCTCAGGCACGACCCTGAAGAGGGAGAACTGGTGTTGCGGGTCCTCAAAGCCGGGGAAGGCTGGGAGGTGCTGATTCGCCTGTCTCCTCGCCCCCTTTCTGCACGGCCCTGGCGTGTTGCCAACATGGAAGGGGGCCTCAATGCCACTGTGGCTGCAGCCATGCTGCAACTCGCCCACGTTGAGAAGCACGATGTGGTGTACAACCCCATGTGCGGCTCTGGCACCCTGATGATCGAGTGCGGCCAGATCTATGGTGCCCGCAAGGTCTCTGGCTGTGACCTGGATTTTGAGCATGTGGAGTTTGCCCGCAGCAACCTGCAAGCCGCAGGACTGCCCTTCGAGGTGGACATCGCCGATGCCACCCATCTGGATCTGCCGGACCAGAGTGTGGATGTGATCCTCTGCGACCTGCCCTGGGGAGACAACGTGGGAACCAACACCGGAAACCTGGTGCTGTACCCGGAATTCTTCAGGGAGATGACCCGCATTGCTTCTGCGGGTGCCCGCATGGTCCTGATTTCCCACGAGGTGAAACTGATGGACCGCCTGATCAAGGGGCAATCCGACTGGAAGCTTCTGAGGGAAGACCGGGTGTACCACGGGGGGCATTTCCCCAGGATCTACACCTTCAACAGAACAGTTTGA
- a CDS encoding phosphotransferase family protein: protein MGHLAGDHLNTVSGSLGVMLSAVKSWAGHPEPVAYPLMLKSAMKGAFPDLQRMELLRLGEGERADYAFLRLQVSGTSREVFVKYRPADDFSEKHFKRFLNEIQYLRDFAPLLSIPHAALLGYQQSEATLKAHLILESLEDRCMHWSDLPEPERFNRVHQVMRLMGEFHAQWMLHPALKQHPSAPWGDQIHRLIFKHRSCLQQGREDLNLSPELLRVADHLLNPGVLEGLFAEARKVTLCHGDFHFGQVMVDRLNWDRLYLIDYEHSCVSPVGFDLAHFLVIRFNWFERTRLEHELLQQYLQVLHQHGIALSQEELYREYRVGILHNFLLMWARYQREPEPMFHELLNRLFVALQEHQVLQPEPFFG, encoded by the coding sequence ATGGGTCACCTGGCTGGTGATCACCTGAACACCGTTTCTGGCAGCCTCGGGGTGATGCTGTCTGCCGTGAAGAGCTGGGCAGGTCATCCCGAGCCTGTGGCGTATCCCCTCATGTTGAAAAGTGCCATGAAGGGTGCCTTTCCAGACCTGCAGCGCATGGAACTGCTGCGTCTGGGAGAAGGAGAACGGGCAGACTATGCCTTTTTGAGGCTGCAGGTTTCCGGGACTTCCCGCGAGGTCTTCGTGAAATACCGCCCAGCAGATGACTTCAGCGAGAAACACTTCAAAAGGTTCCTCAACGAAATCCAGTACTTGAGGGATTTTGCTCCACTGCTCAGCATTCCTCACGCGGCACTGCTGGGGTACCAGCAAAGTGAGGCCACCCTCAAGGCCCATCTGATTCTGGAAAGCCTGGAGGACCGCTGCATGCACTGGTCGGACCTTCCTGAGCCGGAGCGCTTCAACCGGGTGCATCAGGTGATGCGCCTGATGGGGGAGTTTCATGCCCAGTGGATGCTGCACCCCGCCCTGAAACAGCACCCGAGTGCCCCCTGGGGAGACCAGATCCACAGGCTCATTTTCAAACACCGTTCCTGCCTGCAGCAGGGCAGGGAAGACCTGAACCTCTCTCCAGAACTTCTGCGTGTGGCAGACCATTTGCTGAATCCAGGGGTGCTGGAAGGCCTTTTTGCAGAGGCCCGCAAAGTGACCCTGTGCCACGGAGATTTCCACTTTGGTCAGGTGATGGTGGACCGCCTGAACTGGGACCGCCTGTACCTGATCGACTATGAGCACTCCTGTGTGAGCCCTGTGGGGTTTGATCTCGCACATTTTCTGGTGATCCGTTTCAACTGGTTTGAGCGGACCCGTCTGGAGCATGAACTCCTTCAGCAGTACTTGCAGGTGCTGCACCAGCATGGCATTGCCCTGTCCCAGGAAGAGCTGTACCGGGAGTACCGGGTGGGCATCCTTCACAACTTCCTCTTGATGTGGGCCAGATACCAGCGTGAACCAGAACCGATGTTCCATGAGCTCTTGAACAGGCTTTTTGTGGCTTTGCAGGAGCATCAGGTTTTGCAGCCCGAGCCCTTCTTCGGGTAA
- the rpmI gene encoding 50S ribosomal protein L35, with amino-acid sequence MPKQKTKKAAVRRIKVTATGKVMAFKSGKRHQNTGKSGKEIANKGTGFVLAKSEWARMKLMFPGGRN; translated from the coding sequence ATGCCCAAGCAGAAAACCAAAAAGGCTGCCGTGCGTCGCATCAAAGTGACCGCCACCGGCAAAGTGATGGCGTTCAAGAGTGGCAAGCGCCACCAGAACACCGGCAAATCCGGCAAAGAAATTGCCAACAAAGGCACCGGATTCGTGCTGGCCAAGAGTGAGTGGGCCCGCATGAAGCTCATGTTCCCCGGAGGTCGCAACTAA
- the rplT gene encoding 50S ribosomal protein L20 — MPRAKTGIIRRRRHKKVLKRAKGFWGSRSKNYKNAFQTLLNAATYEYRDRRNKKRDFRRLWIQRINAAARLNDISYSSLMFGLKKAGVALDRKVLADIAAREPQVFATLVTTAKNALASA, encoded by the coding sequence ATGCCACGCGCCAAGACTGGTATCATCCGCCGTCGTCGTCACAAGAAGGTTCTGAAGCGCGCCAAGGGCTTCTGGGGTTCACGCTCCAAGAACTACAAAAACGCCTTCCAGACCCTGCTGAACGCAGCCACCTACGAATACCGCGACCGTCGCAACAAGAAGCGCGACTTCCGTCGCCTGTGGATTCAGCGCATCAACGCCGCTGCCCGCCTGAACGACATCAGCTACTCCAGCCTGATGTTCGGTCTGAAAAAAGCCGGCGTGGCCCTGGACCGCAAAGTCCTCGCTGACATCGCTGCCCGCGAGCCCCAGGTGTTCGCCACCCTGGTGACCACCGCCAAGAACGCTCTCGCCAGCGCTTAA
- a CDS encoding heme-degrading domain-containing protein — translation MNFTEDLARLQKQEEALRFEVFDFDTAWELGNAIRDIAVQEEKGVVIDIHRLDGLQLFFTALPGTNPDNLNWVRRKANVVKHFQKSSYQIGQELRSQDTDVTTAHGLSDADYATHGGAFPIALKTGELVGVVTVSGVPQREDHALVVKGLCRVLGQDHEALKLD, via the coding sequence ATGAATTTCACCGAAGATCTTGCACGCCTGCAAAAGCAGGAGGAAGCCCTCAGGTTTGAGGTTTTTGATTTCGACACCGCATGGGAACTGGGCAACGCCATTCGCGACATTGCTGTTCAGGAAGAAAAAGGGGTGGTGATTGACATCCACCGTCTGGATGGGCTGCAGCTGTTCTTCACGGCACTTCCGGGCACCAACCCGGACAACCTGAACTGGGTGCGCAGAAAGGCCAATGTGGTCAAGCACTTCCAGAAAAGTTCCTACCAGATCGGGCAGGAGCTCAGGTCACAGGACACAGATGTCACCACTGCACACGGTCTGTCAGATGCAGATTACGCCACCCATGGCGGTGCATTCCCCATTGCCCTGAAGACAGGAGAACTGGTGGGGGTGGTGACCGTCTCTGGTGTGCCACAAAGAGAAGACCATGCCCTGGTGGTCAAAGGGCTCTGCAGGGTGCTCGGGCAGGACCATGAGGCCCTGAAACTCGATTGA
- a CDS encoding oxidoreductase, whose translation MTARTLNVALLGYGFAGKTFHAPLIASVQDLKLHVVSSSQPEKVHADFPDAVVEPDPLQALSREDVDLVVIATPNTTHFDLAKAALMAGKHVVVDKPFTLTAVEARELDTLAARSELLLSVFHNRRWDADFLTIKRLIAEGRLGRVVHFESHFDRFRPGVVNRWREQDLPGSGLWYDLGPHVLDQALQLFGMPDTLQADLSVQRDGGQATDFFHVVLGYGPLRVILHGSMLVAAPNPRFIVHGTEGSYIKYGLDPQESALKAGGRPGSENWGHDPEKGTLYTQSEGQTIKTEVDNQVGSYQSYYTGIAAALLNGTSNPVTAEEATLVMELLELGEKSSATGQRLSVERKG comes from the coding sequence ATGACGGCCAGAACCCTGAATGTGGCCCTGCTTGGTTACGGCTTTGCAGGAAAAACCTTCCATGCCCCCCTGATTGCCAGCGTGCAGGACCTGAAGCTTCATGTGGTCTCCTCCAGTCAGCCTGAGAAAGTTCACGCCGATTTTCCGGACGCAGTGGTGGAACCAGATCCTCTGCAAGCCCTTTCCAGAGAAGATGTCGATCTGGTGGTGATCGCCACCCCCAACACCACCCATTTTGATCTGGCTAAAGCTGCACTCATGGCCGGAAAACATGTGGTGGTGGACAAACCCTTCACCCTGACGGCGGTGGAGGCACGTGAACTGGACACCCTGGCGGCCCGCTCCGAACTGCTGCTCTCGGTCTTCCACAACAGGCGCTGGGATGCGGATTTCCTGACCATCAAAAGGCTGATTGCAGAAGGACGTCTGGGCCGGGTGGTGCACTTTGAATCCCACTTCGACCGTTTTCGACCTGGTGTGGTGAACCGCTGGAGGGAACAGGACCTCCCAGGCAGTGGACTGTGGTACGACCTCGGACCCCATGTGCTGGACCAGGCCTTACAGCTTTTTGGGATGCCAGACACCCTGCAGGCTGATCTCTCTGTCCAGAGGGATGGAGGGCAGGCCACGGACTTCTTCCATGTGGTGCTCGGATATGGCCCTCTGCGGGTGATTTTGCATGGATCGATGCTGGTGGCTGCACCCAACCCCAGGTTCATTGTGCATGGCACAGAGGGAAGTTACATCAAATATGGGCTGGACCCCCAGGAAAGCGCTCTGAAAGCTGGAGGCCGTCCGGGGTCTGAAAACTGGGGCCATGATCCTGAAAAAGGCACCCTGTATACCCAGAGTGAAGGCCAGACAATCAAAACTGAGGTAGACAATCAGGTGGGCAGTTACCAGAGCTATTACACAGGGATTGCTGCTGCGCTGTTGAATGGGACCTCCAACCCTGTCACGGCTGAAGAAGCCACACTGGTGATGGAACTGCTGGAACTGGGCGAGAAATCCTCTGCCACAGGCCAGCGCCTGAGTGTTGAAAGGAAGGGCTGA
- the pyrF gene encoding orotidine-5'-phosphate decarboxylase — protein sequence MFHQRLLERTQKLNTRLCLGLDPRLNAHGSFEQMKQQTLAVLEGVAPYAACVKPQAAFYEAMGLEGIAFMVELMRLARTLGLPVLLDAKRGDIGSTAEAYAQAWMTGEHAGNALTVNPYLGFETLRPFIDAGRKNGGGVFVLVKTSNPGSKDLQDLQTPQGLLAEVVAKALDQIAAEEGDGISSVGAVVGATHPAELKKFRDLMPRATLLLPGLGAQGARAEDLADAFNAEGVGAVVSASRGIQYASADLDVEAAVQAAIGFRDQLNQAVQH from the coding sequence ATGTTTCACCAGAGACTCCTGGAACGAACCCAAAAGCTGAACACCCGCCTGTGTCTGGGTCTGGACCCCCGACTGAATGCACATGGCAGTTTTGAACAGATGAAACAGCAGACGCTGGCTGTGCTTGAAGGCGTGGCACCCTACGCGGCCTGTGTGAAACCCCAGGCCGCTTTTTATGAAGCCATGGGCCTTGAGGGCATTGCTTTCATGGTGGAACTCATGCGTCTGGCCCGCACGCTGGGCCTTCCGGTGCTGCTCGATGCCAAGCGTGGCGACATTGGGAGCACGGCAGAAGCTTACGCCCAGGCCTGGATGACCGGAGAACATGCAGGAAACGCCCTGACGGTGAACCCTTACCTGGGCTTTGAAACGCTCAGACCTTTCATTGATGCAGGCCGCAAGAATGGAGGTGGGGTCTTTGTGCTGGTCAAAACCTCCAATCCAGGCTCGAAAGACCTGCAGGACCTGCAAACACCCCAGGGTCTGCTTGCCGAGGTTGTCGCAAAAGCCCTGGACCAGATCGCAGCAGAAGAAGGAGATGGGATCAGCAGTGTGGGAGCCGTGGTCGGGGCCACCCACCCGGCAGAACTGAAAAAGTTCCGTGACCTGATGCCCAGGGCCACCCTGCTTCTTCCCGGTCTGGGGGCCCAGGGGGCAAGAGCTGAAGACCTTGCAGATGCCTTCAATGCCGAAGGCGTGGGGGCCGTGGTGAGTGCCTCCAGAGGCATCCAGTACGCCAGTGCAGACCTGGATGTGGAAGCCGCAGTTCAGGCGGCCATTGGCTTCAGGGACCAGCTGAATCAGGCTGTGCAGCACTGA